The genomic segment CGGACCTCGACGGCGTCGTGCCCGTCCCGGGCGCCCCCGCCTTCCTGGCGTCGCTCGCCGGCCGGCCGCACGCCCTGGTGACGTCCGCCGACGAGGCGCTGGCCCGCGCGAGGATGGGCGCCGCCGCGCTGCCGATGCCGGAGGTCATGGTGACCGCGGAGCGGGTGAGCGCGAGCAAGCCGGACCCGGAGGGCTTCCTGAAGGGCGCCGCCGAGCTGGGCTTCGCCCCCGAGGACTGCATCGTGTTCGAGGACGCCGAGGTCGGCATCGCCGCGGCGAAGGCCGCCGGGATGCGCGTCATCGGCGTGGGCCCGCGCGCCGCCGCCCACGCGCCCACCGCGCACGTCGACTCGCTGGAGCAGGTGCGGGTGGAGGCCACCGCGGACGGCGGCCTCCTGGTCCACATCGGCTGAGCGCCGCACTTTCCGGCCGTAAGGGTCAGCCCCTAGCTCTTAGCCCGCGATCGCCTCGTAGAGGCTGAAGACGGCGAGCAGCACCATCACCGCGGCGGCGACCTTCGTGATCAGCGCCAGCGGCACCCGCTTCATCAGCAGCCGCCCGCCGAA from the Streptomyces sp. RKAG293 genome contains:
- a CDS encoding HAD-IA family hydrolase; this encodes MPSTPSVLTARALLLDMDGTLVNSDAVVERCWRRWAEAQGLDARAVLKVVHGRQGHATMAVLLPDRPMAENFADNRRMLAEETADLDGVVPVPGAPAFLASLAGRPHALVTSADEALARARMGAAALPMPEVMVTAERVSASKPDPEGFLKGAAELGFAPEDCIVFEDAEVGIAAAKAAGMRVIGVGPRAAAHAPTAHVDSLEQVRVEATADGGLLVHIG